The Raphanus sativus cultivar WK10039 chromosome 2, ASM80110v3, whole genome shotgun sequence genome includes a region encoding these proteins:
- the LOC108839402 gene encoding polycomb group protein VERNALIZATION 2-like codes for MDSSLQDLQFDLDFSLSQSLIRRLPSYIERRLLLVFLLQKLHSKMSQEKDSRAYSSRDDENWMYLKPVSLYDMLLRHFPCKPWFLRRNLNYKYQQNCETRSASAGMVVFNFKDLDNTVKKTQVTKNCSCPFCYMQCGSFKGLQLHLNSFHKILEFEFMTSEENQTVDVTARLDAFETEDRENNREKFEPLSFCSNTFKRRQIGGRNIPKRLNVTILPLDPPFLADDTETGTSLLNNRNPEAMMNVPEIGQSSGSGASESEGPAAKTRRFKFSSSISLLQTRQFYHSRTLQRIDNFEDVSPTGKNFMRLWNSFVRKQRVITDGQVPWACEAFSKFHKKEFTESKPLHSCWRMFMIKLWEYGLLDAVTINKCNLIIEDSEDDPSGNTNNSNSEDYGIDLNRTDTMDVDNNGVDLGIDLERSNAMDVNNNNVDRGIDLNRNVTMNVNTSNVDRGIDLNGNVTMNVNTSNVDRGIDLNRNDVMDVD; via the exons ATCTTGATTTCTCATTGTCTCAGTCTTTGATTCGAAGATTGCCTTCTTATATTGAACGCCGTTTGTTGTTGGTTTTTCTATTGCAGAAACTTCATTCAAAAATGAGTCAGGAAAAAGACAGCCGAGCTTATTCATCACGTGATGACGAGAACTGGATGTATTTGAAACCTGTTAGTCTATACGACATGCTTCTACGTCACTTTCCATGCAAA CCATGGTTTCTTCGGAGAAACTTGAACTACAAATATCAACAAAATTGCGAAACAAG gtCCGCATCTGCTGGGATGGTAGTTTTCAACTTTAAGGACTTGGATAATACAGTGAAGAAAACTCAAG TTACGAAGAACTGCTCTTGTCCCTTTTGCTATATGCAATGTGGTAGCTTCAAG GGGCTGCAACTTCACTTGAATTCATTTCATAAAATACTTGAATTTGAGTTCATG ACTTCAGAAGAAAACCAGACAGTTGATGTCACTGCAAGACTTGATGCTTTCGAAACCGAG GACCGAGAAAACAATCGAGAAAAATTTGAGCCTCTCTCCTTTTG CTCAAACACTTTCAAGCGTAGACAAATAGGTGGTAGAAATATCCCCAAGCGGCTTAATGTAACCATTTTACCATTGGATCCTCCCTTTTTAGCCGATGACACAGAAACTGGAACCTCCTTGCTGAACAATA GAAATCCTGAGGCAATGATGAATGTACCAGAGATAGGTCAATCTTCTGGCTCTGGGGCTAGCGAATCTGAGGGCCCTGCTGCTAAGACAAGAAGGTTT AAATTTTCTTCCAGCATCTCACTTCTCCAGACACGCCAGTTCTATCATTCTCGAACACTTCAG AGGATTGATAATTTTGAGGATGTGAGCCCGACTGGAAAGAACTTCATGCGTCTTTGGAACTCATTTGTAAGAAAGCAAAG GGTTATCACGGATGGTCAAGTTCCTTGGGCATGTGAAGCGTTTTCAAAGTTTCACAAGAAAGAGTTTACCGAATCCAAACCACTCCACTC ATGCTGGAGAATGTTTATGATCAAACTGTGGGAATATGGCCTTCTCGACGCTGTCACCATCAACAAGTGCAATCTCATAATCGAGGATAGCGAAGATGATCCCTCAGGCAACACCAACAACAGTAACAGTGAAGATTATGGTATTGACCTAAACAGAACTGATACGATGGATGTTGACAATAACGGCGTGGATCTTGGCATTGACCTAGAGAGGAGCAATGCGATGGATGTTAACAATAACAATGTGGATCGTGGCATTGACCTAAACAGGAACGTTACGATGAATGTTAACACTAGCAATGTGGATCGTGGCATTGACCTAAACGGGAACGTTACGATGAATGTTAACACTAGCAATGTGGATCGTGGCATTGACCTAAACAGGAACGATGTGATGGATGTTGACTAG